One Halalkalicoccus sp. NIPERK01 DNA segment encodes these proteins:
- a CDS encoding site-specific integrase encodes MNLEPIDPETALELYLAEKETEAAKATIDSHRSRLGFFLRWCDERGIENLNELTGRRLHEFRLWRRNVGELSKAGEKTQMDTVRVFVRWLESIDAVEQDLHLKVRSPNVTADENTREVMLDADDAKPMLEYYSRYEYASLPHVTVSLLWHTMMRLGAARALDVEDYDPEDQCLELRHRPETGTPIKNKKHGERLVALSGELCLLLDDWLRDRRPDVTDSYDREPLLATAQGRVAKTTIRKYCYQCTRPCVYGDGCPHDRNPDDCDANEPDNASQCPSSVSPHAFRRGSITHYLNSDVPETAVSDRANVSKEVLDQHYDQRSKRDKMQQRRKYLNNI; translated from the coding sequence ATGAACCTCGAACCAATCGATCCCGAGACTGCACTCGAACTGTACCTGGCGGAGAAGGAGACCGAAGCGGCGAAGGCGACGATCGACTCACATCGATCGCGACTCGGCTTCTTCCTCCGGTGGTGTGACGAACGCGGCATCGAGAATCTGAACGAACTGACCGGCCGACGTCTCCACGAGTTTCGGCTGTGGCGACGCAACGTCGGCGAGCTCTCGAAGGCCGGCGAGAAGACTCAGATGGATACCGTTCGGGTCTTCGTTCGGTGGCTCGAGTCCATCGACGCCGTCGAACAGGACCTCCACCTCAAGGTCCGATCGCCGAACGTCACCGCGGACGAGAACACTCGAGAGGTGATGCTCGACGCGGACGACGCGAAGCCGATGCTCGAGTACTACAGCCGGTACGAGTACGCGTCGCTCCCGCACGTGACGGTATCGCTCCTCTGGCACACGATGATGCGGCTGGGTGCGGCCCGCGCCCTCGACGTCGAGGACTACGATCCGGAGGATCAATGCCTTGAGCTCAGACATCGCCCTGAGACCGGGACACCAATCAAGAACAAGAAACATGGGGAGCGACTGGTCGCCCTCTCCGGCGAGCTGTGTCTGTTGCTCGATGACTGGCTCAGGGACCGACGACCCGATGTGACCGACTCGTACGATCGCGAGCCACTGCTCGCGACTGCCCAGGGTCGGGTTGCCAAGACGACGATCCGAAAGTACTGCTATCAATGTACGCGTCCGTGCGTCTATGGCGACGGATGCCCGCACGATCGGAATCCGGACGACTGCGACGCGAATGAACCGGATAACGCCTCACAGTGTCCCTCAAGCGTCAGTCCGCACGCGTTTCGACGTGGATCGATCACGCACTACCTGAACAGCGACGTGCCGGAGACCGCGGTCAGTGATCGAGCGAACGTCAGCAAAGAGGTGCTCGACCAGCACTACGACCAGCGATCGAAGCGAGACAAGATGCAACAGCGTCGAAAGTACCTCAACAACATCTGA
- a CDS encoding FAD-binding oxidoreductase, with product MATIGRSPGEEAIAGLSSEALESLEAGFHGELLFPQDEGYEEARAVWNGMIDRHPAIVARCSGVADVVEAVGFGREHGLPVAVRGGGHNVAGTAVADGGIVVDLSAMTGVRVDPEARTVRAEGGATLGDVDRETQLFGLATALGAVSQTGIAGLTLNGGYGHLSRQYGLALDNLRSVDVVTADGTVRTASEAENADLFWAVRGGGGNFGVVTSFEYALHEVGPEVYALFVWFHADDSREAMDRYREWTATAPREAGVLAFAAHVPDLEEFPEEHWGEPTVAMLGSYRGDLDDAGAVFGPLVEGLTPLVDFSGSMAYTELQSMLDEDYPDGLRYYWKSVYLTAITDEVVDLLLRYNGSAPSPLSTVDLWHLDGAVSEIPRDATAFWHRDKPYMITFEANWEDPADDDANVDWARDGIAETQDLSVASGRYGNFPGMNEDPARALFGDNYERLAEIKSRYDPENLFRSNANVAPRPSA from the coding sequence ATGGCCACGATAGGTCGGTCACCGGGTGAGGAGGCGATCGCCGGGCTATCGAGCGAGGCGCTCGAATCGCTCGAGGCGGGGTTCCACGGCGAGCTACTGTTCCCGCAGGACGAGGGCTACGAGGAGGCACGGGCGGTCTGGAACGGGATGATCGACCGGCATCCCGCGATCGTCGCGCGGTGTTCGGGCGTCGCGGACGTCGTCGAAGCGGTGGGGTTCGGACGCGAACACGGCCTGCCGGTGGCAGTGCGCGGCGGCGGCCACAACGTCGCCGGGACGGCCGTCGCGGACGGCGGCATCGTCGTCGACCTCTCGGCGATGACCGGCGTGCGCGTCGACCCCGAGGCCCGGACGGTGCGCGCCGAGGGCGGGGCCACGCTGGGCGACGTCGACCGCGAGACGCAGCTGTTCGGCCTCGCGACGGCCCTCGGCGCGGTCTCGCAGACGGGGATCGCGGGCCTGACGCTCAACGGCGGCTACGGCCACCTCAGCCGGCAGTACGGGCTGGCGCTCGACAACCTGCGCAGCGTCGACGTCGTCACCGCGGACGGGACGGTCCGGACCGCGAGCGAAGCGGAGAACGCCGACCTGTTCTGGGCGGTGCGCGGCGGGGGCGGGAACTTCGGCGTGGTCACCTCCTTCGAGTACGCGCTCCACGAGGTCGGCCCCGAGGTGTACGCGCTGTTCGTCTGGTTCCACGCCGACGACTCGAGGGAAGCCATGGATCGCTACCGTGAATGGACCGCGACCGCCCCGCGGGAGGCGGGCGTGCTCGCGTTCGCCGCGCACGTCCCCGACCTCGAGGAGTTCCCCGAGGAGCACTGGGGCGAACCCACGGTGGCCATGCTCGGCTCCTATCGCGGCGACCTCGACGACGCCGGGGCAGTCTTCGGACCGCTGGTCGAGGGTCTGACGCCCCTCGTCGACTTCAGCGGGTCGATGGCGTACACGGAGTTACAGTCGATGCTCGACGAGGACTATCCCGATGGATTGCGCTACTACTGGAAGTCGGTCTACCTGACGGCGATCACCGACGAGGTCGTCGACCTCCTGCTCAGGTACAACGGGTCGGCACCCTCGCCCCTCTCGACGGTCGACCTCTGGCACCTCGACGGCGCGGTTTCGGAGATTCCCCGGGACGCGACCGCGTTCTGGCACCGGGACAAGCCCTACATGATCACCTTCGAGGCCAACTGGGAGGACCCGGCCGACGACGACGCCAACGTGGACTGGGCGCGCGACGGGATCGCCGAGACGCAGGACCTCTCGGTCGCCTCGGGCCGGTACGGCAACTTCCCGGGGATGAACGAGGACCCCGCGAGGGCGCTCTTCGGCGACAACTACGAGCGGCTGGCCGAGATCAAGTCGAGATACGACCCGGAGAACCTCTTTCGGTCGAACGCGAACGTCGCGCCACGCCCGAGCGCCTGA
- a CDS encoding CitMHS family transporter, whose product MQVEGITLGIIGYIVIALILIFIIGKLIYVIPTLIIVPVLGALVAGFGPGEIGEFAAEGLGGIVEITAMFAFAVWYFAIMRDYGLFDPLVKRVINTVLGRPAFLTIGTVVLACATHLDGTGATTFLITIPALLPLYLALDVNTKILAALAALGAGTMNLVPWGGVTVRAVASLDEATIANVYNPLIPAQIAGLVTVFAIAYYFSQRIEQEQEISAERRTELVQEAISGDEVTIDAKWYFNFLFTLVIVAALIADITSPAVVFMVGLVVGILVNVRDYDRQRDILEEYSSDVMTYVGILFAAGILLGVLGESGMITEMANILLLLIPEWMGSYIPVLVGLIAAPMSLLFSPDAYYFGVLPVLAETAEAFGIPGVAVARASLIGQMTVGFPISPLTGATYLLIGLADVDLGEHIKFTFLWAWLVSLVMLVVAILTGAIPLI is encoded by the coding sequence ATGCAGGTAGAAGGAATCACACTCGGGATTATTGGATATATCGTAATCGCACTGATACTCATCTTCATCATCGGAAAGCTGATCTATGTGATTCCGACTCTCATCATTGTTCCAGTTCTTGGTGCGTTAGTAGCTGGATTCGGTCCAGGTGAGATAGGAGAGTTTGCAGCGGAGGGATTGGGTGGAATCGTCGAAATCACGGCCATGTTCGCGTTCGCCGTTTGGTATTTTGCGATCATGCGAGACTACGGCCTATTCGATCCACTGGTCAAACGGGTCATCAACACCGTACTGGGTCGTCCCGCCTTCCTCACGATCGGCACGGTGGTATTGGCGTGCGCGACCCATCTCGATGGAACGGGCGCAACTACGTTTCTCATCACGATTCCAGCACTCTTACCGCTCTATCTCGCGCTCGACGTAAACACGAAGATACTGGCTGCTCTAGCAGCTCTGGGAGCCGGTACGATGAACTTAGTGCCGTGGGGCGGAGTTACGGTTCGAGCAGTCGCTTCGCTCGACGAGGCGACTATCGCGAACGTCTACAATCCCCTTATCCCCGCACAAATAGCCGGCCTTGTTACCGTCTTTGCCATAGCCTATTATTTCAGCCAGCGTATCGAGCAGGAGCAGGAGATCAGCGCAGAAAGACGGACAGAACTCGTTCAAGAGGCCATCAGTGGGGATGAAGTGACGATAGATGCCAAATGGTACTTCAACTTCCTCTTCACTCTCGTGATCGTGGCCGCATTAATCGCGGACATTACCAGTCCAGCGGTCGTGTTTATGGTCGGGTTGGTCGTCGGAATCTTGGTGAACGTTCGGGACTACGACCGGCAGCGGGATATCCTTGAGGAGTACTCATCGGACGTGATGACGTACGTCGGGATCCTCTTCGCAGCGGGCATTCTCCTCGGCGTATTAGGTGAATCAGGCATGATCACCGAAATGGCGAACATCCTCCTTCTCCTCATTCCCGAGTGGATGGGGTCGTATATTCCCGTTCTCGTAGGGCTCATCGCAGCACCAATGAGCCTCCTCTTCAGCCCTGATGCGTATTATTTCGGGGTTCTTCCGGTATTAGCCGAGACTGCCGAGGCGTTCGGAATCCCTGGAGTAGCCGTTGCTCGTGCATCGCTCATCGGTCAGATGACGGTTGGGTTCCCAATCTCACCGTTAACCGGCGCAACGTACCTGTTGATCGGCCTCGCAGACGTCGACTTGGGTGAACACATCAAATTCACGTTCCTGTGGGCCTGGCTCGTCTCACTGGTGATGTTGGTCGTAGCGATCCTCACGGGCGCCATTCCGCTCATTTAG
- a CDS encoding DUF6789 family protein: MDDRLVALASGTLATAVMVLVLYAIDAGSDYQFLAYESLASLFGTSATVGLVLFVASGVVVWPLVFLVIGQHLAPDSEVVRGIVLTELLWIAFLVAFIPIADVWNMLYFVVASVISHLVYGAVLGFAFGRLGGSHREVRRHWPG; the protein is encoded by the coding sequence ATGGACGACCGGCTCGTGGCGCTCGCCAGCGGCACGCTGGCAACGGCCGTGATGGTGCTGGTGCTGTACGCGATCGACGCCGGTAGCGACTACCAGTTCCTGGCGTACGAGTCCCTCGCGTCGCTGTTCGGTACCTCGGCGACCGTCGGGTTGGTACTGTTCGTCGCGAGCGGCGTCGTCGTCTGGCCGCTCGTCTTCCTCGTGATCGGGCAGCACCTCGCACCCGACTCGGAGGTGGTGCGCGGGATCGTCCTGACGGAACTGCTCTGGATCGCCTTTCTCGTCGCGTTCATCCCGATCGCCGACGTCTGGAACATGCTGTACTTCGTCGTCGCCAGCGTGATCTCGCACCTCGTCTACGGGGCGGTCCTCGGGTTCGCCTTCGGACGACTCGGCGGCAGCCACCGGGAGGTTCGTCGCCACTGGCCGGGCTGA
- a CDS encoding ester cyclase, whose amino-acid sequence MGRLPPDDGAPEGATTWRNEGVVRGYFEAVWNGRDLGAFDTDAVSDGYVLHHGTDATYSVDDLRTAWADWHEAFPDARNEIEDVIAAGDRVVVRYRFTGTQTGPVLSVPATGRAVETAGIVVFRVDDGRLVEAWAMDDVYSLLKQLGAIPERIESRE is encoded by the coding sequence ATGGGGCGACTCCCGCCGGACGACGGCGCTCCAGAGGGGGCGACCACCTGGCGAAACGAGGGGGTCGTCCGGGGATACTTCGAGGCCGTCTGGAACGGAAGGGACCTCGGAGCGTTCGACACCGACGCGGTGAGCGACGGGTACGTGCTCCACCACGGGACGGACGCGACCTACTCGGTCGACGACCTCCGGACGGCGTGGGCCGACTGGCACGAGGCGTTTCCGGACGCCCGAAACGAGATCGAGGACGTGATCGCAGCCGGCGATAGGGTCGTCGTCCGATACCGCTTTACCGGGACCCAGACGGGGCCGGTCCTTTCCGTACCGGCGACCGGCAGGGCGGTCGAGACCGCCGGTATCGTCGTCTTCAGGGTCGACGACGGGCGGCTCGTCGAGGCCTGGGCGATGGACGACGTCTACAGCCTCCTGAAACAACTCGGTGCGATTCCCGAACGCATCGAGAGCCGTGAGTGA
- the katG gene encoding catalase/peroxidase HPI gives MSRSNQDWWPNQLNLKILDQNSRPVDPMDEEFDYAEEFQKLDLEEVKSDIEEVMTTSQEWWPADYGHYGPLFIRMAWHSAGTYRTSDGRGGASGGTQRFAPLNSWPDNANLDKARRLLWPVKQKYGRRLSWADLIVLSGNVALESMGFETFGFAGGREDDFEPDEAVDWGPEDEWEASERFDEEDTLEGGLAATVMGLIYVNPEGPDGNPDPEWSAERIRESFGQMAMNDEETAALIAGGHTFGKVHGAENPDEHMGPEPEAAPIEQQGLGWESSHGSGKGADTITSGIEGPWNATPTQWDMGYLDNLLDHEWEPERGPGGAWQWTTTDGSLDGVAPGTENPAEKEDVMMLTTDVALKRDPEYREIIERFREDPEEFRETFAKAWYKLIHRDMGPPSRLVGPEVPDEEMLWQDPLPDADYELVGEEEIADLKGKILKSDLSVPQLVKTAWASASTYRDSDKRGGANGARIRLRPQRDWEVNEPEKLATVLDTLEEIREEFNASRSDDVRVSLADLIVLGGNAAVEQAAAEAGYDVEVPFEPDRTDASQEQTDVESFEVLEPEVDGFRNYLGTGHDEPAEELLVDRADLLNLTAPEMTALVGGMRALSANYDDSDLGVLTDRPGTLTNDFFVNLLDMDYEWVASDESQDIMGWEAPSDAQAVYEIRDRETGELEWTATRFDLVFGSNARLRAIADVYAADDGEEKFVRDFVDAWGEVMHLDRFDLE, from the coding sequence ATGAGTAGGTCCAACCAGGACTGGTGGCCGAACCAGTTGAACCTGAAGATCCTCGACCAGAACTCCCGTCCGGTCGACCCGATGGACGAGGAGTTCGACTACGCCGAGGAGTTCCAGAAACTCGACCTCGAGGAGGTGAAGTCGGACATCGAGGAGGTGATGACGACGTCCCAGGAGTGGTGGCCGGCCGACTACGGCCACTACGGGCCGCTGTTCATCCGGATGGCGTGGCACAGCGCCGGCACGTACCGCACCAGCGACGGCCGCGGCGGCGCCTCGGGCGGCACGCAGCGCTTCGCGCCGCTGAACAGCTGGCCCGACAACGCGAACCTCGACAAGGCCCGCCGGCTGCTCTGGCCGGTCAAGCAGAAGTACGGCCGCAGGCTCTCGTGGGCCGACCTGATCGTCCTGAGCGGGAACGTCGCCCTGGAGTCGATGGGCTTCGAGACGTTCGGCTTCGCCGGCGGGCGCGAGGACGACTTCGAGCCCGACGAGGCCGTCGACTGGGGGCCCGAGGACGAGTGGGAGGCCTCCGAGCGCTTCGACGAGGAGGACACGCTCGAGGGCGGGCTCGCCGCCACCGTGATGGGGCTCATCTACGTGAACCCGGAGGGGCCGGACGGCAATCCGGATCCGGAGTGGTCGGCGGAACGGATTCGGGAGTCGTTCGGCCAGATGGCGATGAACGACGAGGAGACGGCCGCGCTCATCGCCGGCGGCCACACCTTCGGGAAGGTCCACGGCGCCGAAAACCCCGACGAGCACATGGGGCCCGAGCCCGAGGCGGCCCCCATCGAGCAGCAGGGCCTCGGCTGGGAGAGCAGCCACGGCTCCGGCAAGGGCGCCGACACGATCACCAGCGGCATCGAGGGCCCGTGGAACGCCACGCCGACCCAGTGGGACATGGGCTACCTCGACAACCTGCTCGACCACGAGTGGGAGCCCGAGAGGGGTCCCGGCGGCGCGTGGCAGTGGACCACGACGGACGGCTCGCTCGACGGCGTCGCGCCGGGCACCGAGAACCCCGCCGAAAAGGAGGACGTGATGATGCTGACGACGGACGTCGCGCTGAAGCGTGATCCGGAGTACCGCGAGATCATCGAGCGCTTCCGGGAGGACCCCGAGGAGTTCCGGGAGACGTTCGCGAAGGCGTGGTACAAGCTGATCCACCGCGACATGGGCCCGCCGTCCCGGCTCGTCGGCCCGGAGGTCCCGGACGAGGAGATGCTCTGGCAGGACCCCCTCCCCGACGCCGACTACGAACTCGTCGGCGAGGAGGAAATCGCCGATCTCAAGGGGAAGATCCTCAAGTCGGACCTGTCGGTCCCTCAACTCGTGAAGACCGCCTGGGCGTCGGCCTCCACCTACCGCGACAGCGACAAGCGCGGCGGCGCGAACGGGGCCCGGATCCGCCTTCGCCCCCAGCGGGACTGGGAGGTAAACGAGCCCGAAAAGCTGGCGACCGTACTCGACACCCTAGAGGAGATCAGAGAGGAGTTCAACGCCTCGCGGTCCGACGACGTGCGCGTCTCGCTCGCGGACCTGATCGTGCTGGGCGGCAACGCGGCCGTCGAGCAGGCGGCGGCCGAGGCCGGCTACGACGTCGAGGTCCCGTTCGAACCCGATCGGACGGATGCCTCGCAGGAACAGACCGACGTCGAGTCGTTCGAGGTGCTCGAACCGGAAGTGGATGGGTTCCGCAACTACCTCGGGACCGGCCACGACGAACCGGCGGAGGAACTGCTGGTCGACAGGGCCGACCTCCTGAACCTGACGGCCCCCGAGATGACGGCGCTGGTCGGCGGCATGCGCGCGCTTTCCGCGAACTACGACGACTCGGACCTCGGCGTCCTCACCGACCGGCCGGGGACGCTGACCAACGACTTCTTCGTGAACCTGCTCGACATGGACTACGAGTGGGTGGCGTCCGACGAATCCCAGGACATCATGGGGTGGGAAGCGCCCTCGGACGCCCAGGCCGTCTACGAGATCCGCGACCGCGAAACGGGCGAACTCGAGTGGACGGCGACCCGTTTCGACCTCGTCTTCGGGTCGAACGCCCGGCTCCGGGCAATCGCGGACGTCTACGCGGCCGACGACGGTGAGGAGAAGTTCGTGCGAGACTTCGTGGACGCGTGGGGCGAAGTGATGCACCTCGACCGCTTCGACCTCGAATAA